In Posidoniimonas polymericola, the genomic window AGTGAAAGGCCAAAGCCAAAAGACCGCGGTCGGGGTAATCGGCCTGGGAATCATGGGCGCGCCGATCGCCCTGAACCTCGTCAAGAGCGGGTACCCAGTCACGGTCTACAACCGGACCGCCTCGAAGTGCACGGCCCTTCAGCAGGCCGGGGCGAGAGTGGCGGCTTCTCCAGCAGGGGCCGCCGCTGAGTCGGATGTGGTGATCGCCGTGGTTTCGGACACGAACGACGTCGAAGACGTTTTGTTCGGCCCGGCGGGGGCAGTCGAGGGGCTGACGTCGGGCGATGTGCTCATCGACATGAGCACCATCAATCCGTTGGCGTCTCAGCGTTTCGCAGCACGCCTCGACGAACACGGCGTCGACTTCCTCGACGCGCCCGTGAGTGGCGGGCAAAAGGGAGCAGAAAACGCGACGCTGGCAATCATGGTGGGAGGCAAGCAAGCAGCATTCGAGCGTTGTTCCGACATCTTGGCGGCCGTCGGCAAGACGGTCGTCCACGTGGGACCCAACGGACATGGCCTGCTAACGAAGATGGTCAACCAAGTGACAGCCGCCACTTCGCTGGTGGCGATGGCCGAGTGCATGCACCTGATCAGGCAGACCGGAGTCGATCCGGAAAAGGCCTTGCAGGTTATCCTCGGTGGCGCGGCTCGGTCGGGAATGCTGGAGAACTATTCCCCCAAGGTCCTGCAGGAGGACTTCGCGCCCGGATTCAAGATCAAACTGATGAATAAAGACTTGCGAATTGCTTCTGAGCTCTTGCAAGCAAGCGAGGTAGAGCTGCCCACCTTCGCAACCGCCCGCGAGGCGTTTAATAGTTGCGAAGCAGAAGGAATGGGGGAGCTCGGTGTGCAAGGAGTTTTCAAGGCCTACAGCAAGTAGCAACAACCATGAGCCAAACTATCAACGATTTTTCCAGGCCCAGCAGCTCGCTTCTTCAGAAGTTTGAGGGCGTGTCGGCGGCTTTGCTCCATGAGGCGATGGGACAGCGGGGCGCGCTAGCCTCTGATTTCAAGAGGGTAACTTCTGGAGGTCCGTGCGTGGGCGCCGCGTTGACCATCAAGGCTGCGCCGGGCGACAACCTGATGCTCCATAAGGCGATCAGCCTGGCGCAGCCAGGCGACGTGCTGGTGGCCGCTGTTGACGGCTTCACTGATGCGGGCCTGTGGGGCGAGATTGCAACAGCCGCCTCCATGGAAAGGGGCATCCGAGGCCTCGTAACCGATGGCGCCGTCCGCGATGTCGACGCCGTCGGCGAAATGGGGTTTGCCGTGTTCGCCCGCGGCGTTTCTATGAAAGGAACCAGCAAGAAAAAAGGGGGTTCGATCAATCTCCCAATCGTCATCGGAGGTGTCTACGTTCAGCCCGGCGACATCGTCGTTGGTGACTGCGATGGCGTGGTCGTAGTGCCCCAATCGGAGGCCGAAGAGGTGCTGGAGAACGCCGGCCGGATCGAGAAGCGGGAAGCGAAAATCCTCCGTGAAATACGCTCCGGCAAGCTCACGCTCGACCTGCTTGACTTGCGGCCAACGCTAAGAGACCTAGGCCTTGAGCAAGACTAAAACCGGAAACATAAAGCCAAGCTGCCGGCAAGACTCAGTCCCATCGAGATCGGCAGCCCTAGAGATGTCGTTACGCACGACCTCGCTCGACTAGTGGACCCATAAAGCGATAAACGGAACATGCGATACTCACAACACTACCTTCGTCAGTTCACAGAACAGGTCTTCCTGAAGGCCGGCCTTTCCCCGCGGGAAGCGACCTGCTCTGCAGAGAATCTGCTTACCGCGGAGTTACGTGGGCACGGATCTCACGGCCTCAGCCGCCTGCGCACCTATGCAAAGCGAGTAACGACGGGCGTTGTCGCCGCTGGAGTCGAGCCGCAGATCGAGTCGGAAACCGGCGGCTCACTCCTGATTAACGGGCGCAATGCGATGGGCGCCGCGGTCGGAACCTACGCGATGGAAAAGTGCATCGCCAAGGCACGACGACACGGCAGCTGCTTCGCGGCCGTGGGAGGCGGCAATCACTTCGGCATAGCGGCGTACTACACAATGAAAGCCGCCGAGGCCGGCATGATTGGCCTCGCCATGTCGAACGCGCCGGCTTCGATTGTCCCTACTGGCGGCATGGCGCCGATGCTAGGCACCAACCCGCTCAGTATCGCAATCCCCGCCGGAGCCCGCGCGCCGCTTGTGCTGGATATGGCCAGCAGCGTCGTCGCCCAGGGCAAAGTCATCTTGGCGCTAAAAGAGGGCGCGAGCAGCATTCCAGAGGGCTGGGCGGTCGACCAACGCGGGATTCCCACGACGGACCCGGCCGAAGCGATGCGGGGAGCGATGCTTCCCTTTGGTGGGCCGAAGGGGTACGCCTTGGCGTTGATTATAGACATTCTGTGCAGCAGCCTCAGCGGCGCCCTGAGCAGTCCCAATATCCGGTCCTACTGGAAAGACTTCGAAAGACCTCAAGACCTCGGGTTCTTTATGGGGGTTTGGGATATCAGCAGCTTTTTGCCTTTGGCCGTTTTCGAGCAGCGGACCGCGGCGCTGCTTGACGAAATGAAATCCTGCCCGCCGGCGCCTGGAGTAGAAGAGGTGCTGATCCCCGGCGAGCTTGAGCATCGCCATTCAGAGGCGGCTAAGACGCAGGGCATCCTCTTGCCGGACGCGGTTGTAGAAGACCTGAACTGCCTGGCAAACGATTTCGGAATCGCGCCGCCAGCAGCTCTGGAGCACGCCGAAGTAGCCTAGTCTCCAACTAGTTGCTGGCCAACCAGATCTAAAAGAACCCTGCGCCGCCGATGCCCCAGTGCCGACCGACAGGTGCATCCGCCGCGTCACCATTCAAAGCACCAACTCAATCAAAACAAAGCATCCGCCGGGCAGTGCCTGAGTTCTACTTGAATCAGTGCTCCCTACAAGTCAAGTTTAGTCGCTTGCTCAGATGCGGCCCCTTGAGCGTTTCTCCAGATTCCGCAATTGACGCAGCGGCGCGTAGCAACAACCGACCGTGAATTTTGAGCTCCAAACGTGACCATCAGTGACAAGTAGCATTGGCGTCACTCAGAGTTCGAAATCGCAGGAATAAAATCTTTACGACAAGAGCTTCTGCACTATGGGCGACAAAACACCGCAAATCGTCGTGGTCGATGGACGGGCCTTGAACCCAGGAGACCTCGACTGGACCCCCTTCGAAGAGTTGGGCCAGGTCGAGGTGTTTAATGAAACGGATCGCGGTCAGGTGGCGGCAAGGCTGCACGGCGCCACGGCCGTCATTTCCAATAAGGTAGTGCTGGACCGTGACATCATCGATTCGGCGCCCGACCTCGAGTACATCGGGGTGACTGCAACGGGCTACGACGTTATTGACACCGCGGCGGCGCGGGAACGGGGAATTGCGGTCACAAACGTCCCAGATTACGGCGCCGACTCGGTTGCGCAGCTGACTTTCGCGTTGCTGCTCGAGTTGATGCACCGCGTCGGCCATCATGACGCGGCAGTCAAGCAGGGACGGTGGAGCAGTCAGTCTAGCTTCTGCTTCTGGGACTATCCCCAAGTTGAGCTGGCGGGTCGGACGCTTGGGATTGTCGGGATGGGATCGATTGGAAGAAGGGTGGCTCAGATCGGCCAGGCGTTTGGGATGAAAGTGATCGCATCGTCGCGATCTCCGGAGTGCGATCCAGCACTACAGATCCGAAGAGTGTCTGTGGACGAGGTGTTCGCCGCAGCGGACGTGGTCTCACTGCACTGCCCGCTGACTGCGGAGACGTCGAATCTCGTTAACAGTGAGCGGCTCCGAAAGATGAAGCCCAGCGCCGTGCTTATCAACACGGCGCGTGGCGGGCTGGTCGTATCGGAAGACCTTGATTGGGCTCTCCGTGAAGGAGTGATAGGCGGCGCCGCGCTAGACGTGTTGGATCAAGAGCCGCCACCGGCCGACCACCGGTTGTTCTCCCGAGAAAACTGCGTCATCACGCCCCATCTCGCGTGGGCCACGGTCGAAGCAAGGCGTCGCCTGATGGCCACCGCCGCGGAGAACCTGCGCAGCTTCCTGGCGGGAGAGCGGAGAAACCGAGTAGAGTAGTTCATGCTCGTGCACGTTAGCTCGCGGTAAGCGCCGGCGGCGCCTGTCCACCTTATCAGAACCAAATTCGATTGAGAGGCCAGAGCGATGATTCCGTCTCGGTTGGTCTACGCCCTAACGGCTCTCAGTCTTATTTCCTGGCTACCTTCCGCGTACGGTCAGGGCGCCCCCTTCAAGGCCAACGTCGCCTACGGACCACACGCTTTGCAGCGGCTCGACGTCTACAAGCCGTCGGGACCGGGCCCCTTTCCCTTCGTCCTGGATATCCATGGGGGTGGTTGGTGGAACGGTGACAAAGCTCTGGGGCGAAGGCAGGTGGAAACCTTCACCGACGCGGGGATTGCTATTGTCGGAGTCAACTACCGGCTGCTCCGCGACGCCGCACGCCAAAAAGTCGACCCGCCTGTGACGGCCTGCCTGGATGATGTAAGGTACGCGCTCCAGTTCGTTCGGCACTATGCCACCGAGTGGGGCTTGGACGGCCGCCGAGTAGCCCTGTCGGGAGTGTCTGCCGGAGGCTTCAGTGCCTTGTGGCTTGGGCTCTCGGACGAAATGGCAAAGCCCGATTCTCCGGACCCAATCGCCAGGGAGTCGACCAGGGTTCTAGCAATTGGGGTACGCGACGCTCAGACGTCGATCGACCCTCGGCAAATGCGAAGGTGGGTTGGGCCCGAGCTGCGATACGGGGGGCACGCGTTCGGCTTGCCAGAGAGGAACTTCAGTAAGTTCCTGGATCAGCGGAGCCGTTATGAGCCGTTCTTCCCAAAGCTATCGCCTGCTGCTCTGGTAAGCAGCGACGATCCGCCAATCTTCCTTTACTACAAGCTCGCACCAGACGAAGCGGAGAAAGACCATTCCTTCTTTGTGCACAGCCCGAAGTTCGGCGTTGAGCTCAAAAAGCTCGCGGAGCCGCTAGGGCTAGAGTGCCACGTATCCTATCCCGGGCTGGAAGCTCCCAGGTTTACCGACCGTTACGATTTCATTGTTAAGACGCTTACTGCTCAATCAACAGACTCGGGCTGTTTCTAAGCAAGGCTATTGGACCATCGGACGGGCCCGCACCCGCCTGAGGGGCTCACGGCGGACGAAGCGTTCGAGGGCTTCGACGCCGAGGGCGAACTCCCTCAGGGCTAGCGATCGCTTGGCCCCTAGGCCACGGTTTCGCAGCCGGGTCAGGTTGGCTTCGCTCGTGTAGTCGGGGCCGTAGATGATGCGGAGGTACTCCCGGCCACGGCATTTGACGGCCGGCTGCAGGAGGCCCTTCTTGCCCTTGGCGATGAGGTCGAGCGGTTTGACGACCATCCCTTCGCCGCCCTGATCGGTCAGCTCGGTCCACCAGGCAGTGGCGGCGTCCACCTCGGCGGGGTTTGTGGCCGAGACCGGTCCCCTGGATGTGGGGCGTGGAGAGGCTAAGGCGCACAGGTATGTCGGTCCGACGCAGTTTAGGAAGATCCGAAAAGACGGTGGCTGCGAGCCAACGGCAACCTGCTGAGGTGAAACCGACCTCGCTCAGTTTGAGAGGCCGCTAATCTGCTGAGGCTGGTCCAGCTTCGGCAGATTCACCAAATCGTTTCTGCAGGCGGTCGCTTGCACCGACTGCGGTTGACGTCAATCAATGCGAACTGCATTGTCCCTGCCCACTAAAACTGCGAGTCGAAGGAGCGAATCAGAAAAAGACGTAAGAAGTGCCCACCTGGAGGCATCCAATGGGAAACCCACCACTTCCCATTCCCAAGTGAGGCAATCCCATGCCGCGAATTCAACCAGTCAACAGAGACACCGCCCCTCCCGCCACCGCCGAATTGCTCGCCAACGTGCAGAAAAAGCTGAGTGTCGTGCCCAACCTTATCTCCACCATGGCCCAATCAACGGCCGTCGCCACCGCGTATCTCGGGTTCAGCCAGGCACTCGCTTCCGGCGCGCTGTCGGCTCGACTCAGGGAACAGATCGCCCTGGTGGTTGGCGAAACCAACGGTTGCGACTATTGCGTGTCGGCCCACACTGCCTTGGGTAAGAAAGCCGGACTGACCGAGCAGGAAACCTGCGACGCGCGGCGGGCAACGGCATCCGACGAGAAGGAATCGCTGGCGCTGCAGTTCGCCCGGCAGATCGTCTCCAGCCGTGGCGTCGTGGCTGATGAGGACGTCGAGCGCGTACGCAAAGCTGGGTACACTGATGGTGAGATCGCCGAGATCGTTGCCAACGTGGCGCTCAACATCTTCACGAACTATTTCAACCATGTGGCCGGCACGGAAGTCGACTTTCCCGTAGCCCCCGAACTCGCCGCGGCTTGAACTGGGGACGCCGCTCGATCTGGCTTCGCCGGGCCGATCGAGCGGTTCCTTTGCTTCTGCGAACATTCGTTGGCCTGATATATGCAGCGAACAAACGAAACCTGGGTGAAGGACTTAGCGCAGCGGAGTGATTCCGCCTTGGCCGAGCTGCGCGAATTGCTGTTGCGTAATCTACGCAGCGGATTGTCGGACCGCCCTCGTGCGGACGATTCGTTTCTGGAGGACTGCGCGCAAGAGTCGCTGCTGCGTGTTCTCGATAAACTCGAACAGTTCGACAGTCGCAGCCAGTTTGTTACCTGGGCCACGGCAATTGCCATTCGCGTTGCCTTGGGACAGCTTCGTCGCAGCCGATGGAAAGACGTATCACTTAGCGACCTGGTCCCAGCAACGGACCTCCCGAGCCGCGACAGGACTGCCGACGAATGGGCGCCGGATGCTCTGATGCAGCGACGCGATCTGCTGGACGCGCTAAACACATCCATTCATCGAGATTTGACCGATCGACAACGAACGGCATTGCTCGCGGAACTCAAGGGCATGCCGCAGGACGAGATTGCCGAGCAGCTCGGCAGTAATCGCAATGCCCTCTATAAGTTGACCCACGACGCGCGGAAGAAGCTGAAAGAGCGGCTGGAAGCAGCTGGCTTCACGGCGGAAGACCTGATTGCCTCCTCTGCACAGTGAGATCCTACCCATGGCACTATCCAAAGACGAAATCGCTCAGCTCCTGAAGCTCCTTAGTCAAACCGAAGACCATGAACTGAACTGCGAGGAATGTCTCGCGCTGGTTGCGGAGTTTGCCGAATCACAGTTGTCGGGCAAATCGGTTCCAGCGAGCCTGCAAGCGGTGGAACAGCACCTTGCCGTTTGCGGGGAGTGCCGTGAGGAGTACGAGGCCCTGCGGCAAACACTCGATTCTCTGCGTGGTGAGAGCGATGCCTGAAAAGGATGGCGTGAAGATCAAACGCATCTACGAACCTTGTGCAAAAACGGATGGATACCGCGTCCTCGTGGATCGGCTCTGGCCGCGTGGTATGAGCAAAGAGGCGGCGCACATCGATTGTTGGGCCAACGACTTGGCCCCATCATCCTCGCTACGCCGTTGGTTTGGACATCAGCCAGAGAAGTTCGAAGAGTTCCGCCGTCTCTATCTGGACGAGCTGGCAGGCAACTCGGCGATCGAGGACGTCCTACGGCAACTTGTCACGCACTCGGTGGTAACTCTACTGTACGCGGCTTCTGACACAACGCGCAATCATGCGGTTGTCTTGCGAGACTTCTTGATTCGGCGTCGAAGTGAATCATAACGCGTAAGATTCGCACGCGACGGGGCATCCAACATTCGCCGACCCAAGGCGTCTGCCCCAATAGGTCGGTAGCAGCATCCGTCCAAGGATGCCGCCCCGCCGACGTCTCTCGCGGCCACGCCGCTTCACCACCCCGTTTCTCGCACAGGAGGACACGACATGGACCCTCGCTTCGTGACTAAGACAATGCATGCCTACCTCGACTACCCTGTCGCCTTTAGCCTGATGGCGGCGCCGTTTCTGCTCAACCTTGGCAACTCCCATCCGATGGCCCGGTGGCTGGCGGTTGGCGCCGGCGTCGCCGCGCTCGTTCTCACGCTGCTCACGGACCACAAGCTGGGCGTCTTTCGCGTGCTGCCGTATTGGGTGCACCTGGCTGTCGACTTCCTTATCGGGGTGGTGTTCCTGGCCGCTCCGATTGCCCTGGGGTTCACTGGCTTAGATGCTTGGTACTACTGGGCCAACAGTGCGGCCGTGCTGCTCGTCGTTGGGCTCCACAAGCCCGATGCAGAGGCCGTGCAGGCCAAGGCGATGTGTGTTTGATCTGTCAATCACATTAAACTGCATGTTGTAGGATTCGGTAGATGTCTGCATCAGTTCGGGTCCCCTTGCGTCGCGAATAGCGACCGACGTGACTCGGACCGACGCGAGTACCGCAGCTTTCTTTCTGCTCGCGGTTGCATCGGCCGCGGTCGGGAACGAACAGCCGCTAGGCGCAGCGGTGAATCCGACCTCAGCAGGCTTCGCCCGCTACGCCAAATCTGCAAAGGGCCTTCGGCAACAGGGGGATTGCCGATCGAACCCTCGAACGAGGGCCAGGAAAGACGACGGCTGCGGTAGTGTCATGATTGCCTTGAACGCCAGCGGGGCCCGGTGGGCGTAGTGGCGGTAGGTGATGCCTCCCACGGAGTGACCGAGGATCTCGATCGACGACTCGGGCATGTGCTCGTCGTAGTAGGTCGCGCAGGTCTTCCGCAGATCTTTCAGCACCCAGGGGATTTCCTCCGACGTGTCGACGTCCTTCTTGGGACCAATCTTTGCTAGAGCGCAAAGTTCACGAAAGCGAACGTTCGGCCGAGCTGTGCTGCCCAGAAATACGGGATCGACCGAAGCCGGCTCGCCTATGAAGAGGCTCTTGAGATGGGCGTGGACAACGCGGTTCATCGGCCGGCAGAACGACTTCCCCGTCTTGATCCGACGGTACGATAGCCATCCCCACCGGGAACGCTGCTTCACCTCTCGGTTTGGCGCCCTGTCGCTCCACGACACGTGGCGCCAGAGTATGGGCTCATGAAAGGAGGTCGTCCCCCAGACCGTACCACTATCTAATCCGTAATTGAAGAAGAGCACCAGGGCGGCACGCCAATATCGTCCTACCGGGACGGTCTCTTGCCATCCGCGCGGTCTTGGCATCTGATGCGTCGCGAAGTAGAGAGCGTTGATCTCGGACTTCGTCAAGTAGTGCCTTCCCGCGACTTCCCGAGCCGGCAGCGGTTTGGGAAAACGCGGCGGGATGTCGATAATATCGTTCTCCCAGGCCCAGGAAACGACTGCACGAATGTGGGTGCGGGTCTTGTTGGAGGTGCGTCCGGGGTTCGTGCCGCCCTCAGCCACAGCCTGCTCGTACACCCAATTCAGGAACTGGCGAATCGTCGCCCGGTCGAGTTTCTCGACCGGGACCTTGTGATTCCAGGCATGCCACTTCTCTAGCGTCGTCCGGTACTCGATTCTCGATCCCCGGGAAAGGTCTCGTGCCTGGAGGTACATCTCAACGGCATTCTTCATCGTTGTCGGCATCGCGGCGGCTCCCGTTGCCGCTACTTGCCTCAATGCCGATCCTTGCTGAGCGGAAACTGGTTACGCTTCGTGCAATCGGACGCACTCATCTGGGGCGTCATGAGAAGATGGGTCTCATCCGCAAAACTCTGCGAATAGCTCCAATTCTATTCAAACTGACGACGCTTTGCGCCCGGAGGTCGGTGTGTCGGTCTTACGCAGGTTAAGCCAGTGCCGAACTGACCCAGGACACGCCCTCATGAGCGAGCTAAGGTCTGTCAGCTAGGGAAGCCGCCAACCGGTTATGCGAAGTGGTCGTTGCGGTTGCTCGCCGAGAAGGTCGTCGAGTTGGAGATCGCCGCAAAGGTCTCCCACGAAACCGTTCGGCAGACGCTAAAAAATCGCATAAACAACCGAACGATCCTATACTGGGTGATCCCTCCTGAGTGTGACGCCGAATTCGTCGCCAACATGGAGGAGGTCTTGGAAACCTATGAAAAACCGTATGATCCGACGCATCCGGTCATCTGCATGGACGAACAACCGGTTCATGCATCAACGATGTTAAGGTTTCGATTGAGGGCTGAAAGCAACAGAAATAACTCCCATCATCATGCCCTCGAACGTTCGGAGCTTCCGGCCGCTGGCGGCGTTCCACAGGATGGCGGTTTTGTCACCCGAACCCTTGAGGATGTGCCGGCCGTCGGGGCAGAAGGCTACGGGACGACCCTGGTTAGAGTGAAACGATGCCCTGACGCGCTGCCCGGCATTTGTTTTGACTTCCAACACTCACTTCAGCGCATCCACATCAACGTACCGGATATGCACGACGCTTAATAGATCCCCGAACTCCAAATCAGAACGTTGGGTTCGTTCGGCCTGTCGATCACCAGCGCGAGTTCCTAAGCCGCCACGCGAGCGATTGCCTGGAGGTAAAGCCGTATAGAATGCGGCGGTAATGATGCCGATCTGATCGGTAAACTTTTGCCTTGCGGCCAGCGAGTTATCCGCTTCGTCGACCGTGAATTTTCTGAGGGAACCTTGAGCTCCCACTTCCTCAAAGAATCCGCGAATCGCCCAAACGTAGCTGCCATCACGTCGTGGCTTGATTTTCGCGGGCTCCAGCACCCATCCTGCCGCTTCATCAAGGTTTACCCTCTTTCCGACAATCTTAGTCGTGATTCCTTTAAGATCCTCCTTTTCAGGCATTGTGTTGCAGCCGTCGACCAACAGTCGCATTTTCACAGCGGTGCCTATGCGATTTCCAACCCAAATCTCATAGACCTCATCTTTCTTCAGCCCGACAAAACATTCGGTATGAGTTTCCTCACCTTCACCGACCGATTTGAAAACGAAAGGTCGCTCTTTTCCATTAACCACAATCTTGATTGGGAAATCGAACTTGGCATCTTGCAGCGGGTGCGCTCCCTGCGAACGCTCGTCGGCCCGGTCAATCACCGTCGCGATCGGATCGGCAGGAGGCGCATCGGCGGATACTGGAATTTCGGGGACTCGATCCCTTGGCTCAATTTTGACGCTACGCCCCAGCATGGCCCATTCGTCTTCGTTAAGCAAAGCGGTTGCCGATGCGGATGCAATCGTTTCGTCGCTTTCCACGCTTTGGAGCTTGCACTGAATCATTACCGCCCGGCCGGCTCGATTGCGAAGAGTGCCAATCGCGAGAACTGGCATTCCACCTGCTTGTTTCGACAGTTGCTGCAGTCTTTCGCCCGAATAGAGATCATCGAGCTGGAATCCTTCTGATTTCAATATATGCTGCAAACGCCGCTGATCGACGATGCTGAACCGTTCCATGCTCGCATTCAACAGTCGCCGTTCAAATTCATCGGTGCACCACTTTCCGAGGGCACCGTAATTTGCACCAAGCAAATCGCCCATCGTTGATTCATTGATAAATTCCAACACTCCGACCCGCCCTTGCCGTCGTTCGTCGATTCGATCCGCCAGCGTTTCCGCGATATCAGAAAGAGCTTCGCGCAGTGTGTGGGGATTCAATCGCACGATCGTTGGAACGCCGGGAGCTCCCGAACGCACGATCCTGACCGGCGTTTGCGTGCGGGGAAAGCGATCTTTTGACGTGCGTAGCACATTTCGATGCACGAAGTTGTACAGTTCGTCGATATTGACGGCACCGTTCGCGTCGTCATCGGCATGCCCCTTAAGACCCTGATTGAGCCAGTAACTAAAGAGCGACTGCTCTTTGGCATCCCAGATCTGACTTGGCTCGGCCGCGGTCGAGCTGGCAATCGTCACGACCCCTTCAAGATTCTGGAAGAAACTCTGCAGATCTTTCGAAGTCACACTTGTCGCACTCATATCTTCTTCGCCCTTTTCCGAGCCGGCGTGGCACGCATCGAGAACGAGCAATTTGAAGTCACCACGGCAATTCGCAATTCTCTCCCGAAGCCACTCGACAGCTATTCCCGTTTTGGCGGGATTGGCTGGATCGATGTCGAGCGGAGCCAGATAAAGCTTGCCATCGCCATCGCGAAAGCCGTGGCCGGTAAAATAGACGAATACTGAATCACCCGGAGCGATCTTGTCGAGAAACACCGGTAACTCACGCAAGATGCTCGCTCTTAGCGGTTGATGCTTGACCTCGTTTTCGTCATCAGTCATCAACAGCAGATGGCTCTTTTCGTAGCCGCCACGAAGTTCGAGTGTGCTCGCCAGTTGTTTGACATCATTGACCGTGAACTTGAGAGGATTCGCTTGCTGATATTGCTCGCAGCCAATAAGCACCGCCCATTGCTGGCCAGCGCTGGCAACGCACGGTACTAGTGTCGACAATGTGCCATGGATCGCAATTGCTGCCAATGAGAAATAAATACGTCGACAATATCGGGAAATCATGAGGGGCTTCCTTGGGCTGATGAGCACACACGGCTAGGATTCAATTGTCTGCCTAAAGGCACTGCTGCTCGTGGCATGTCATAGGTTTGACGGCGACGAATGGCCTTGTTGAACAATTCTCAGAAACGTCCCGTAAACGGAGTGTCGGCATGGAGCCGCGTCCTCGTCTTACGGAGATTCCCCATGGTCGCGAAGCGATAACTCACGTACAAGATCACGAATTGGCGTCAGTACAACGAGTCGTTGGTGGAACGCGGGAGCGTCACGGTCTGGTTTAGCGAGGAGGCGTTGGCGAGTTGGCGGCATGCCAACGCCGAGTCGAAGGTCGGTCGCCCTTTCGTCTACAGCGATTCGGCGATCGAATGCTTGCTGACTCTGCGGGAGTTGTTCAAGCTGCCGTATCGTCAAACGGAAGGGTTTGGACGGTCGCTGATCGCGTTGTTGGGCGTCGAGGCGGCGATCCCGGACTACTCGTCGCTCGCCAAGCGGGCCGCCAAGTTGGGCGTCTCGCTGGCGATCGCCAACAAGCGCGGGGCCATCGACGTGGTCGTGGACGGCACGGGGCTCAAGGTGTTCGGCGAAGGCGAATGTAAGACGCGCACGCGCGGCAAGTCGAAGCGACGGACCTGGCGCAAGCTGCATCTGTCGGTTAATCCCGACACGCGCGAGATCGTCGCCGAGACGCTCACCGAAAACAGCAGCCACGACGCCGACGAAGTGGAGGCCCTGCTGAGCCAGATCGACCGACCGATCAACAAGTTCTACGGCGACGGCGCCTACGACAAATGGAAGGTCTACGAGTCGCTTCAGGCGAGAAGCGTTGCGCCGGTGATTCCGCCGCAGCATAACGCCAAAATCAAGCAACACGGCAACAGCGCGGCGGAGCCCTTGCCGCGCGACGAGGCGATTCGCGCCATTCGACGCCAGGGACGGCGACGCTGGAAACGAGAAGTCGGATATCATCGAAGAAGCCTCGCGAAAACGTCCGTCTATCGAGTCAAACAAACCTTCGGCGACCGCTTGAAAAATCGCCGACTCCCAAACCAACGAACCGAAGCGCGAATCCGCTGCAAAATCCTTAACCGATTTACCCAACTGGGAATGCCGCTGTTTGAGTGGAATTAGTCAACAAGGCCGCGACGAATTATCAAGTTCAGGCACATTTTTTAACGACCGCTGTCACTACTCACAGAAATTCACTGGTTTCCCGTAATGGTAAAGGCAGCCCAGTAGTAGGGGTGCGCGGCCCCAGTCCGGTTGCGATGGTCGTTGATACGGTTGATTTGAGCATAACGCAGGGCTTCAGCTTTGGACCGCCCTTGTCCTAGATAAACGAAGAA contains:
- a CDS encoding caspase family protein; the encoded protein is MISRYCRRIYFSLAAIAIHGTLSTLVPCVASAGQQWAVLIGCEQYQQANPLKFTVNDVKQLASTLELRGGYEKSHLLLMTDDENEVKHQPLRASILRELPVFLDKIAPGDSVFVYFTGHGFRDGDGKLYLAPLDIDPANPAKTGIAVEWLRERIANCRGDFKLLVLDACHAGSEKGEEDMSATSVTSKDLQSFFQNLEGVVTIASSTAAEPSQIWDAKEQSLFSYWLNQGLKGHADDDANGAVNIDELYNFVHRNVLRTSKDRFPRTQTPVRIVRSGAPGVPTIVRLNPHTLREALSDIAETLADRIDERRQGRVGVLEFINESTMGDLLGANYGALGKWCTDEFERRLLNASMERFSIVDQRRLQHILKSEGFQLDDLYSGERLQQLSKQAGGMPVLAIGTLRNRAGRAVMIQCKLQSVESDETIASASATALLNEDEWAMLGRSVKIEPRDRVPEIPVSADAPPADPIATVIDRADERSQGAHPLQDAKFDFPIKIVVNGKERPFVFKSVGEGEETHTECFVGLKKDEVYEIWVGNRIGTAVKMRLLVDGCNTMPEKEDLKGITTKIVGKRVNLDEAAGWVLEPAKIKPRRDGSYVWAIRGFFEEVGAQGSLRKFTVDEADNSLAARQKFTDQIGIITAAFYTALPPGNRSRGGLGTRAGDRQAERTQRSDLEFGDLLSVVHIRYVDVDALK
- a CDS encoding tyrosine-type recombinase/integrase, whose protein sequence is MPTTMKNAVEMYLQARDLSRGSRIEYRTTLEKWHAWNHKVPVEKLDRATIRQFLNWVYEQAVAEGGTNPGRTSNKTRTHIRAVVSWAWENDIIDIPPRFPKPLPAREVAGRHYLTKSEINALYFATHQMPRPRGWQETVPVGRYWRAALVLFFNYGLDSGTVWGTTSFHEPILWRHVSWSDRAPNREVKQRSRWGWLSYRRIKTGKSFCRPMNRVVHAHLKSLFIGEPASVDPVFLGSTARPNVRFRELCALAKIGPKKDVDTSEEIPWVLKDLRKTCATYYDEHMPESSIEILGHSVGGITYRHYAHRAPLAFKAIMTLPQPSSFLALVRGFDRQSPCCRRPFADLA
- a CDS encoding SPW repeat domain-containing protein, producing MDPRFVTKTMHAYLDYPVAFSLMAAPFLLNLGNSHPMARWLAVGAGVAALVLTLLTDHKLGVFRVLPYWVHLAVDFLIGVVFLAAPIALGFTGLDAWYYWANSAAVLLVVGLHKPDAEAVQAKAMCV
- a CDS encoding DUF488 domain-containing protein — encoded protein: MPEKDGVKIKRIYEPCAKTDGYRVLVDRLWPRGMSKEAAHIDCWANDLAPSSSLRRWFGHQPEKFEEFRRLYLDELAGNSAIEDVLRQLVTHSVVTLLYAASDTTRNHAVVLRDFLIRRRSES
- a CDS encoding IS5 family transposase; its protein translation is MTNWRQYNESLVERGSVTVWFSEEALASWRHANAESKVGRPFVYSDSAIECLLTLRELFKLPYRQTEGFGRSLIALLGVEAAIPDYSSLAKRAAKLGVSLAIANKRGAIDVVVDGTGLKVFGEGECKTRTRGKSKRRTWRKLHLSVNPDTREIVAETLTENSSHDADEVEALLSQIDRPINKFYGDGAYDKWKVYESLQARSVAPVIPPQHNAKIKQHGNSAAEPLPRDEAIRAIRRQGRRRWKREVGYHRRSLAKTSVYRVKQTFGDRLKNRRLPNQRTEARIRCKILNRFTQLGMPLFEWN